atgactggacctgatggtcaggggtccctttacctttacctttagcaaaTCTATTATTACGCCATCTGTTGGTGGCTGCCTGCTTAGGCTGAAAcctgacaagatagaagtactggtccagcactgagggccttctggtggttccctcactgtgagaagtgaagttacagggaaccaggcagagggccttcccagtagtggcacctgccttgtgaaacgccctcccatcagatgtcaaggaaataaacaactatctgatgtttagaagacatctgaaggcagccctgtttagggaagtttttaatgactgatgttttaatgtatttttaatcttttgttggaagccacccagagtggcttgggaaccTAGCcggatgggcgaggtataaatatcatcatcatcatcatcatagcacCAAAGTGGAAGGAGCCCTCATAATATAGCACGACCATCTGGCTTCATAATTCTTTGTCCGTTGCGGCTTCTGAAAAACTTATTTGAGGGGCTGTGGACCCACAAAGGACTTTTCAGGAGAATAGTAACCTATTCGGCAATAGAGAAAATGGTTCAGCAGATATGCCTTTAAAACGTGGTTTCATTTGGAAATGTGTGAGAATTGGAGTTGTGCGAATTTTCCCTCCTCTATATTTTACATTATGCTGCTgtacaggggcgttcctagccccttggctgcccggggcgggaagccaagaggcacccctggggggcgggggcatcgcggcgcgtgcgtgcgtcatgacgtcatgacgcacgcacacgcggcgacgccccgccccggggatgccgggccgccgcttcgggagcctcgcccgtgcagcgctgctgctcccggggtgacggagggagcggcggcgcgtgggagtggtgggaggggccgccgcttgtcaccccacgcgccgccgctccctccgtcaccctgggagcagcagcaccgcacccacccacctaggggcggcacgaggggcggcccgcccccaccgcacccaccctacgacgcccctgctgcTGTATTTGAGAAAATGGACCGGACCGCTTGAAGCAGCTCACTTTAACAGGGGCCAAATATCCCTTGCTTGTAACGGGAGCCAGTTCTGAGATTTATAAAATTCAACATGTCCTGCATAAAAGGGGAGATTTCAGGCATAGATTTCCCCCACCTCCCTTCTTTATAATTTCAGAACTTGCAGTCATTCTGCAAAGCTGTGGGGCGGCAGATTCTGGGCAGACAAAAGGCCAGAGCATTTGTTCACACAATGCAGAATTACTTTATGAAATCCACCCGCACAAGAGGTACTTAATGGCCTCTAGCTTAGATTGCTTTGAAACAAGGTTAGACAAAGCCACAAAGGAGACGGCCATGATCGCTAAAGTGAGCGCTTACATTCAGGGTCAGAATGCTACTGAATACCTGTAGCTTGGGTTGGCGGTGGTGGGGTAGGAGTGGAAAAGAGTTATTACTGTATAAAACCTGCTGGTGCACCCTGAAGGTTTTCTGATTGGCCACTGAGGAAGGAAAATGCAAGATTAGGTAAGCTTTTAGTTtgctccagcagggctcctctgttATTTTCCCCCCTGTAGCATGATGCATCCGTCACCCAACAATGTAATTTATCCCTCATTATTTATACTCAGGCTCCATCCGCActgaacatttaaagcagtgccacaccactttgaacagccatggcttcccacaaagaaccctgggaagtgtagtttgttaaagggtgtTGAGAGTTATCTGGAGACTTCTGtttccttcccagagctacaattcccaaagttccccaggaagaggttgttgttgttcagtcgttcagtcgtgtccgactctccgtgaccccatggaccagagcacgccaggcacccctatcctccactgcctcccgcagtttggccaaactcatgctagtcgcttcgagaacactgtccaagcatctcatcctctgtcgtccccttctccttgtgccctccatctttcccaacatcagggtctttctcagggagtcttctcttctcatgaggtggccaaagtactggagcctcaacttcaggatctgtccttccagtgagcactcagggctgatttccttcagagtggataggtttgatcttcttgcagtccatgggactctcaagagtctcctccagcaccataattcaaaagcaccaattcttcggtgatcagccttctttatggtccagctctcacttccatacattattactgggaaaaccatagctttaactatacggacctttgtcggcaaagtgatgtctctcctttttaagatgctgtctaggtttgtcattgcttttctcctaagaagcaggcgcCAAACTCTTTGTTGCACAGCTGTAGAGTTGAAGCCCACCCACAGCTAGTGACCCTGTTATGGTTTCCCATTCTTCCCACTGCAAAACCCCCACCAGCATCTGATACCTGATGCGGCCTCTTCTCCGCATTCATGGTGGGGTTACCTTTGGTCTCTTAAAAATCCACCCTTGTGGAAGGAtcctgcagctcagtggcagtgcttccactttgcatgcaggagatcccagcttcaatccacggtgtctccaggtagggctaggggagacctctgtctaaaaccctggTGATCACCTGAAAGTAAGTGTatacaatacagagctagattgGCCGATGGTATGGCTGCAGATAAGCTAAaataagcttcctatgttccattttTATCAgctacaaccttggcattgtaATGATGGAACCAGAAGATCTGCAGAAGTTCTGAGGTTGTTTTGTTAATATTCTCAGGCTGCCATGGCGATGAAGTTCTTAACAAAGGGGTCTTCATcatagcaggaggaggaggtggtgcagGTTAGTGGACACCCCAGgcttactttttttggggggggttaaggCATCTTGacagttcttttctctctcttttgctattCCAAGCCACCAAGGCTTTATCAAGGGAGCCCAGCTGCATCAGATttatctactgtatattctggtgtataagactactttttaatccaggaaaatcttctcaaaagtcgggggtcatcttatacgccgggtggagaatctgcggtcgagtatatctcaaactctatattttaactggaaaagttgggggttgtcttatatgcccagtcgtcttatacgccggaaaatatggtagttcAGGATCAAGTCTCCCACAgttgtcaaccagatgcctctgggaagcccaaaagcagtaCATGAGCACAAAGAGCTCTCTCTTGCTTCTGATCtcaagaaactggtattcagatataTGCTGCCTTTGATAAAGGAGGTAACATAGCTTCCATCATTAGTAGACACTGACAGCTTCATCCTCCATGGACTTCTCTAATCtcatttttcatagaatcatagagttgtagggttggaagggacccagcagcctgttctcacagtggccagcaacAGGAAGGTCCAGCAATACATTGCAATACATTGTTCACCAGCTCCTAATACTGACTTCCCCTGTCATGATCTTTCCTCCTGAAATGGATGGTTTGAGAAGGTCCTGCATATGGAGTGGTGAACCAAACCCTGGGGTGATGGCCGCACAAATGGACCCTGTGACTCATCAGGGTCTGAGGCTGGAGATCCTCAATTGCTCCCCGCCTAGTGTGAACTGGGGCTGGTGGTGGGGTCCTCCACCACAACCAAGATTCCAGTTTCCAGGCTGGAAGGTAAGGTTCCTTGTGGTGACTCGGTCTCCTCCGAGTTTGTATCCTCTGAGTCAGGCTCTGGAGTTGGCAGTTTTCTAACTTTGTCATTGGGCAATGCAACCTCCCCTTCTATGCCACTCACTCATGTATTTCTCTGTACACAGCTGTGATCAGATGGAGAACAGCGAGAAACAGTTGGATGTCACTCTTAACTGTGCAGATTATCTGGAGGGCAAGAGCAATGATATTTCTCCAAAGCGGGAGAGCTGGCACCATATGAACCCCATCCCCAGATCCTTGAAGAACCAGTTTGCATATCGCCAActgagagagcagaaaaatgcaCTACAAGAGGAAATCAGGGTATTCTGGAAGAAATGCCAACGACTGCGAAAGGAGATCCAGACTTTCCGAGAAGATAACAAAACCAAGGCTTTGTGGGAGGAGATCCATGCcttcaagaagaagaacaagggcTTCATGGATGAGATCAAGAACTTCTTAGAGGAGAGCAAGGTTTTCATGGCTGAGATCAAGGCCTTCCAGACCAAAAGGAAGGAAATTCAGGACCAGGTGAAGGCCTTTCAGGAGAAGATTGAGACACTCCAGCAGAGGATCAAGACAACAGAAGAGGAGATTgtcaccttggaggaaaggaacGAATCGTTCCGAGATGCTGTCAAAGCCTTCCAGATTAAGAACAAGGAGTTCCAGGAAGCCAACAAAGGCATGCGTGAGAAGAACAAATCCCTTCAGGAGAAGATAGAAGCCATTGAAGAGAAGAACAATGCCTTCTGGAAGGAATGCAAGGCATTTTGGAAGAAGGACAAAACCTTCTGGGAAGAGGACATGGCCATATCCAAAGACAAAATGGCCCTCTGGGAAGAGTATATAGCTTTGAGGGATAATGACCAAGACCTCCAGGAAGAAAAAGCGGTCATCTGGGACATGGTGGAAGCTCTCTGGGATATGAAGTACTCCATATGGAAAGAGGTAAATGGGTTTCCGGAAGAACCGCAACCTGAGTTCGAGGTGGAAGTTCTCGACAATGGTGCCGATGGAGACCACGATGAACCACCCGACGAAATAAAAGAGGTGTGAATTAACACAGTGATCTGGTTAGCACCACCTTAAAGACTCCTATACATTGATGTACAAACACCGCGGCTCCTTTGTCATCAAGACCTTTTAATAAAATCTTGATGGAATTTCAAGGTGATGTC
The sequence above is drawn from the Lacerta agilis isolate rLacAgi1 chromosome 13, rLacAgi1.pri, whole genome shotgun sequence genome and encodes:
- the LOC117056290 gene encoding coiled-coil domain-containing protein 70-like, which translates into the protein LDVTLNCADYLEGKSNDISPKRESWHHMNPIPRSLKNQFAYRQLREQKNALQEEIRVFWKKCQRLRKEIQTFREDNKTKALWEEIHAFKKKNKGFMDEIKNFLEESKVFMAEIKAFQTKRKEIQDQVKAFQEKIETLQQRIKTTEEEIVTLEERNESFRDAVKAFQIKNKEFQEANKGMREKNKSLQEKIEAIEEKNNAFWKECKAFWKKDKTFWEEDMAISKDKMALWEEYIALRDNDQDLQEEKAVIWDMVEALWDMKYSIWKEVNGFPEEPQPEFEVEVLDNGADGDHDEPPDEIKEV